In the genome of Nitrospira japonica, one region contains:
- a CDS encoding PHP domain-containing protein, which produces MSRIDLHLHTTHSDGSYRPSEVLTRAKAASVTALAITDHDITSGLPEAMTTGEQLGIEVVPGVEISSFDGKSELHILGYYIDWQNPLFNDRLASLRASRHRRNPLIVERLRAAGLDVTYEEVQALAGTDAVGRPHIAQLLMSKGYVTSAKEAFDRYLAEGRPAYVARELPHPAEAISWIREAKGLAVLAHPTWVRTAGSELASCVATLKDQGLAGIEVHYSTHTKAQTTAYLNLSRQFNLLVTGGSDFHGVTKPDIEVGTGRGDLKVKPDLLAAMKEAAIR; this is translated from the coding sequence ATGAGTCGCATCGATCTGCACCTGCATACCACCCACTCGGACGGAAGCTACCGCCCTTCCGAAGTCCTCACGCGGGCGAAGGCCGCCTCCGTAACCGCCTTGGCCATCACGGATCACGATATAACCTCAGGGCTCCCCGAGGCGATGACCACCGGCGAGCAGCTCGGCATCGAGGTCGTCCCGGGAGTCGAGATCAGCTCGTTCGACGGCAAGAGCGAACTGCACATTCTGGGCTACTACATCGATTGGCAGAACCCGCTTTTCAACGACCGGCTGGCATCGTTGCGCGCGAGCCGCCATCGCCGCAATCCCCTCATCGTGGAGCGCTTACGGGCCGCAGGACTGGACGTGACGTACGAAGAAGTCCAAGCCCTCGCCGGCACCGATGCCGTCGGCAGACCGCACATCGCTCAACTCCTCATGAGCAAAGGGTACGTGACTTCGGCGAAAGAAGCGTTCGACCGGTATCTGGCGGAAGGCCGGCCGGCGTACGTGGCCCGGGAACTCCCGCACCCGGCAGAGGCGATCAGCTGGATCCGCGAAGCCAAGGGCTTGGCGGTCCTGGCTCATCCCACCTGGGTTAGAACAGCCGGCTCCGAGCTGGCCTCCTGCGTTGCGACCCTGAAGGACCAGGGCCTTGCCGGCATCGAGGTCCACTACAGCACCCATACGAAAGCGCAGACGACCGCCTACCTGAATCTCAGCCGCCAGTTCAACCTTCTTGTCACCGGGGGAAGCGATTTTCACGGCGTCACCAAACCCGATATCGAAGTCGGAACGGGACGCGGCGATTTGAAGGTCAAACCGGACCTCCTGGCGGCGATGAAAGAAGCCGCAATTCGTTGA
- the folB gene encoding dihydroneopterin aldolase: MVGKIVIERLEFQGRCGVTREERHRPQPLALDLELDCDMSSAAASEKLADTVDYAKVLERVEALGHTEDCALLERLAERILAVLFEEFPIERVRLWLRKLAPPVAQTTASVGLRIDRIRPAYLIGSQPLTPSRFLLQNIHRVPKGRVLDVACGKGRHALYLANLGFDVEAIDRDAEAVFDLASTAKQRNLPNLTVQTVDLERATDDRPEFPANRYDAIVVCFYLHRPLFSWLVDALKPNGVLLYETFTIDNYRRHRHPRRWEFCLAHNELLRLTSALQVLSYDEGEHATNSGVDTVFTAQLLARKAALPEPDREPA, encoded by the coding sequence ATGGTCGGCAAGATCGTCATCGAACGGTTGGAATTCCAAGGACGCTGCGGCGTCACACGCGAGGAGCGTCACAGGCCCCAACCGCTGGCCCTGGACCTGGAGCTGGATTGCGATATGAGCTCGGCCGCCGCTTCGGAGAAGCTGGCCGATACGGTCGACTATGCCAAGGTGCTGGAGCGAGTAGAGGCACTCGGCCACACGGAGGATTGCGCGCTGCTGGAGCGGCTGGCGGAACGCATTTTGGCCGTGCTGTTTGAAGAATTTCCGATCGAACGGGTCAGGCTCTGGCTGAGAAAGCTGGCGCCCCCGGTCGCGCAAACCACCGCATCGGTCGGCCTGAGAATTGATCGGATACGACCGGCCTACCTGATTGGCTCGCAGCCCCTGACTCCTTCCCGTTTTCTGCTGCAGAACATCCATCGTGTGCCGAAGGGCCGCGTCTTGGATGTGGCGTGCGGAAAGGGCCGCCATGCCCTCTACCTGGCGAACCTGGGATTCGACGTCGAGGCGATCGATCGGGACGCCGAGGCCGTGTTCGATCTGGCATCGACCGCCAAGCAACGGAATCTGCCGAATCTCACCGTGCAGACCGTCGATCTGGAACGTGCGACCGACGATCGGCCGGAATTTCCTGCAAACCGCTACGATGCGATCGTCGTCTGCTTTTATCTGCATCGGCCTCTCTTTTCCTGGCTCGTCGATGCCCTCAAGCCCAACGGCGTCCTGCTCTATGAAACCTTCACCATCGACAACTACCGGCGCCATCGCCATCCGCGCCGCTGGGAATTTTGCCTCGCACACAACGAACTGCTCCGGCTGACCTCCGCTCTGCAGGTCCTCTCGTACGACGAGGGGGAGCATGCGACGAATTCCGGAGTGGACACGGTTTTCACCGCGCAACTGCTGGCGCGCAAAGCGGCCCTCCCCGAGCCGGACAGGGAGCCGGCATGA
- the moaC gene encoding cyclic pyranopterin monophosphate synthase MoaC, whose translation MAELTHFNEAGRARMVDVSAKAQTERLATAQAKVFLRPETLEKIQQGKIAKGDVLAVAQIAGVMGAKKTPDLIPMCHPIFLSSVDISFAEDARPNRDGRCSITVTATAKTTGQTGVEMEAMTAVSVAALTIYDMCKAIDRDMSFSDMCLLTKSGGKSGSYKRDGTDSVGTEDT comes from the coding sequence ATGGCTGAGTTAACACATTTCAACGAAGCAGGCCGCGCGCGAATGGTCGATGTGAGCGCCAAGGCTCAGACCGAACGTCTTGCCACGGCTCAAGCCAAAGTCTTTCTCCGACCGGAAACTCTTGAAAAAATTCAACAAGGCAAGATCGCCAAGGGCGATGTTCTCGCAGTCGCCCAAATAGCCGGGGTGATGGGGGCCAAGAAGACCCCGGACCTCATTCCGATGTGCCATCCGATTTTCCTCTCCAGTGTGGACATATCCTTTGCGGAAGACGCGCGGCCCAATCGGGACGGTCGATGTTCGATCACCGTGACCGCGACGGCCAAGACCACCGGCCAGACCGGGGTGGAAATGGAAGCGATGACGGCGGTATCGGTGGCGGCGTTGACGATCTATGACATGTGCAAGGCGATCGATCGGGACATGAGCTTCAGTGACATGTGCCTCCTCACGAAATCGGGCGGCAAGTCCGGATCGTACAAGCGCGACGGGACGGACTCGGTCGGCACAGAGGACACATGA
- a CDS encoding molybdenum cofactor biosynthesis protein — protein sequence MITVKLFGMTKSLAGNQSSLSLELPAGRSVKDLVELVNKGYPMIGELIQKKKVLVSVNQEIAHEHTAIGDGDEIALLPPFAGGATESRVDEAQFVRVQREDFSIDAEINRVRSRSTRIGGIALFLGTARDRSKGRDVDGITFEHYEGMAQKKLREIRERAMADFDILELLIVHRYGPITIGENIVLIIAGAEHRADAFRACKWAIDELKQITPIWKLEHTPSGEVWVEEHP from the coding sequence ATGATTACGGTCAAACTGTTCGGCATGACGAAATCGCTGGCGGGCAATCAGTCTTCCCTGTCGCTGGAATTGCCGGCCGGGCGGAGCGTGAAGGACTTGGTCGAGCTGGTCAATAAGGGCTATCCGATGATCGGGGAATTGATCCAGAAGAAAAAGGTGCTCGTGTCCGTGAATCAGGAGATCGCCCACGAACACACCGCGATCGGCGACGGAGACGAGATTGCCCTGCTGCCGCCGTTTGCCGGAGGGGCGACGGAATCGCGCGTGGATGAGGCTCAATTCGTCCGCGTTCAGCGCGAGGATTTCTCTATCGACGCGGAGATCAACCGTGTCCGGAGCCGCTCGACGCGCATCGGAGGCATTGCCCTGTTCCTCGGCACGGCCCGCGATCGCTCCAAGGGACGGGACGTCGACGGCATCACGTTCGAACATTACGAAGGCATGGCGCAAAAGAAGCTGCGGGAGATCCGCGAACGTGCCATGGCCGACTTCGACATTCTTGAGCTGCTGATTGTGCACCGCTACGGCCCGATCACGATCGGCGAGAACATCGTGCTGATCATTGCGGGAGCGGAACACCGGGCCGACGCATTTCGCGCCTGCAAGTGGGCGATCGATGAACTCAAGCAGATCACGCCGATCTGGAAACTGGAACATACGCCGAGCGGCGAAGTGTGGGTGGAGGAACACCCGTGA
- the moaA gene encoding GTP 3',8-cyclase MoaA, translated as MESETMQPDPHPAIVDTFGRPLRNLRLSVTDRCNLRCAYCMPEEEYVWLPRENLLSFEEMAVLTALFTDVGVNKVRLTGGEPLLRRDLPRLIRLLLQNRRIGEIALTTNGILLADQIQSLYEAGLHRITISLDTLRPERFRQLTRRDEHARVLEGIESVGPAGFAGLKLDTVVIRGFNDDELVPLIEFGRHYRAEVRFIEYMDVGGANEWSPAKVLSRDAILAALGKHYGVVEPIAERGSAPAQRFRLPDGTTFGVIPSTTTPFCSSCDRSRVTADGMWYRCLYATAGTDLRKPLRDGLSGEDMRALIRAGWELRKDRGAEERKALERVGLREGGLIGIEQLRADPHLEMHARGG; from the coding sequence ATGGAATCGGAAACGATGCAGCCAGATCCCCATCCGGCAATTGTCGACACATTCGGCCGGCCGTTGCGCAACCTGCGGTTGTCGGTGACCGATCGCTGCAATCTCCGTTGCGCCTACTGTATGCCGGAAGAGGAGTACGTGTGGCTGCCGCGGGAGAATCTCCTTTCGTTCGAAGAAATGGCCGTGCTGACGGCGTTGTTCACGGACGTGGGCGTGAACAAGGTCCGGTTGACCGGAGGGGAGCCGCTGCTCCGGCGGGATCTGCCGCGGTTGATCCGGCTGTTGCTTCAGAATCGCCGGATCGGCGAGATCGCATTGACGACGAACGGCATTCTCTTGGCGGATCAGATCCAGTCGTTGTACGAAGCGGGATTGCACCGCATCACCATCAGTCTGGATACCTTGCGGCCGGAGAGATTCCGTCAATTGACCCGTCGCGACGAACATGCCCGGGTGCTGGAAGGCATCGAGTCCGTCGGGCCGGCCGGCTTCGCGGGGCTGAAGCTCGACACTGTCGTCATTCGTGGTTTCAATGACGATGAGTTGGTCCCCCTCATCGAATTCGGACGTCATTACCGGGCGGAGGTACGATTCATCGAGTACATGGACGTGGGCGGCGCGAACGAGTGGTCGCCTGCCAAGGTCTTGTCCCGCGACGCCATCCTGGCGGCGCTCGGGAAACACTACGGCGTTGTTGAACCGATCGCAGAGCGGGGTTCCGCTCCGGCCCAGCGGTTCCGCCTTCCTGATGGCACGACGTTCGGCGTCATTCCTTCGACGACCACCCCGTTTTGTTCGTCCTGCGACCGCAGCAGAGTGACCGCGGACGGGATGTGGTATCGCTGTCTCTATGCCACCGCGGGGACCGATTTGCGCAAGCCGCTCCGAGACGGTCTTTCGGGGGAGGACATGCGCGCGCTCATCCGCGCCGGATGGGAGTTGAGAAAGGACCGTGGCGCGGAAGAACGAAAGGCCCTCGAACGGGTTGGTCTGCGCGAGGGCGGTTTGATCGGGATCGAGCAACTGCGCGCGGATCCTCATTTGGAGATGCATGCCCGCGGAGGCTGA
- a CDS encoding HoxN/HupN/NixA family nickel/cobalt transporter, with amino-acid sequence MMDPSYLTILGFGFVLGLRHALDADHIAAVSTVLATRPSWRASGLIGFSWGLGHTLVLLLVGTVALALQISIPESVANAAEFAVGLMLIALGGVLALRVFRERWHSHSHDHEGRRHDHVHSHAATSGHGHAHWWSDSVKPLCIGMAHGLAGSAAILIVVVTASRTFLEGLAYIALFGLGSIIGMMLIGLVLSLPVIWSLSFGRHALLVVQGVAGLGSIGLGLSMLVRIATGEHLF; translated from the coding sequence ATGATGGATCCGTCGTATCTCACGATTCTCGGTTTCGGCTTCGTCCTCGGATTGCGGCATGCCCTCGATGCCGACCACATTGCCGCGGTTTCGACCGTGCTTGCGACCAGACCCTCGTGGCGGGCATCCGGTCTCATCGGATTCAGTTGGGGGCTTGGACATACGCTGGTGCTGCTCTTGGTGGGCACGGTCGCGCTGGCGCTCCAGATCAGTATTCCGGAGTCGGTCGCGAACGCGGCCGAGTTCGCAGTCGGGCTCATGTTGATCGCCCTGGGCGGCGTTCTGGCCCTTCGCGTCTTCCGCGAACGCTGGCATTCACACAGCCATGATCATGAAGGGCGACGGCACGACCATGTGCACAGCCATGCCGCGACCTCCGGCCACGGACACGCGCATTGGTGGAGTGACTCCGTCAAGCCGTTGTGCATCGGCATGGCGCACGGGCTGGCCGGCTCCGCGGCCATTCTGATCGTCGTCGTGACCGCGTCCCGCACGTTTCTGGAAGGGCTCGCCTACATCGCGCTGTTCGGCCTGGGTTCGATCATCGGCATGATGCTGATCGGATTGGTGCTGAGTCTTCCGGTGATCTGGTCTTTGTCCTTCGGGCGGCATGCGCTCCTCGTGGTGCAAGGAGTCGCGGGCCTCGGCAGCATCGGCTTGGGCCTGTCCATGCTCGTCCGTATCGCTACGGGGGAGCATCTGTTCTAG
- the accD gene encoding acetyl-CoA carboxylase, carboxyltransferase subunit beta: MAWFKKQKSSDSDSPKRSKIAEGMWLKCNHCREIVYRKEVDRNNKVCPKCDYHFPISVTERITLLVDFGTFKEWDADLAPQDPLSFEDTKSYKDRIKAQQEKTGRKDAMVIGEGTMNGRRVALCVFDFGFMGGSMGSVVGEKICRAIDRALEARLPVILVTTSGGARMQEGILSLMQMAKTSAAVAKLGEAKLPFICLLADPTFGGVTASVAMLGDVILAEPKALIGFAGPRVIEQTIKQQLPDQFQRAEFLLEHGMIDMIVERKHLKETLSTLVAHF, encoded by the coding sequence ATGGCGTGGTTTAAGAAGCAAAAATCTTCCGATTCGGACAGCCCAAAGCGATCGAAGATCGCCGAAGGAATGTGGCTCAAGTGCAACCATTGCCGGGAAATTGTCTATCGCAAAGAGGTTGACCGCAACAACAAGGTGTGTCCGAAGTGCGATTATCATTTTCCCATTTCCGTCACGGAGCGCATCACGCTGCTCGTCGATTTTGGGACCTTCAAGGAGTGGGACGCTGATCTGGCCCCGCAGGATCCGCTGAGCTTCGAGGACACCAAATCATATAAGGACCGCATTAAAGCCCAGCAGGAAAAAACCGGTCGAAAAGACGCAATGGTCATCGGTGAAGGCACGATGAACGGCCGTCGCGTCGCATTGTGCGTGTTTGATTTCGGCTTTATGGGCGGCAGCATGGGTTCGGTGGTGGGCGAAAAGATCTGCCGCGCCATCGACCGCGCCTTGGAGGCAAGACTTCCGGTCATTCTCGTCACGACCTCGGGGGGGGCCCGCATGCAGGAAGGCATCCTGTCGCTCATGCAAATGGCCAAGACCTCCGCGGCGGTCGCCAAATTGGGGGAAGCCAAGCTGCCGTTCATTTGCCTGTTGGCCGATCCGACCTTTGGCGGAGTCACCGCCAGCGTGGCAATGTTGGGCGACGTCATTCTGGCCGAACCCAAGGCATTGATCGGATTCGCGGGGCCGCGGGTCATCGAGCAGACCATCAAGCAGCAATTACCCGATCAGTTTCAGCGCGCGGAATTTCTGTTGGAGCACGGCATGATCGACATGATCGTCGAGCGCAAGCACCTGAAAGAAACATTGAGCACCCTCGTCGCGCATTTCTAG